In Bdellovibrio sp. GT3, the genomic window GTTTCTCATGCTATTGTTGCTATAGGCAACAATGACGCACGAAAAAAACTGCAGATTGAAGCAGCCCAAATTGGCTTCAATCTGCCCGTCCTTGTACATTCATCGTCGATTATTTCGTCAACTGCGAACTTGGGTGCAGGCAGCGTGGTGTTTCCAGGCGTTATCGTTAATGCTGATGCAAAAATCGCCGAAGGCTGCATCCTCAACTCCGGAGCCATAGTGGAGCATGACTGTTTTATTGGTGCGTTTACACATATCGCGCCTGGAACTGTACTTTGTGGTGGCGTATCGGTCGGCACTTTAACATTGGTTGGCGCACGCTCAGTTGTTATTCCTATGATGAAAGTCGGAACCCGTGCAACGGTTGGCGCAGGATCCGTGGTCGTCAGAGATATTCCCAATGATGCTTGTGCCGTGGGCACACCCGCAAAAATTAAAAATTAGATCTTGGGGCATGGAACAAAACATGAAAACGAATCTGTGGTATATCACAAAGTATTTTGCACCTCAAACGGCGAGCTCATTTGGAGGACGCGGACACTCTCTAATGAAAGAGTTGGCAAAACTTGAATACAATGTCACAGTGATTTCATCAGATTCAAATAATCTGTGCGAAATCCCCTCGTTTGTTGGGAAAAGTCATTCGGAAAAGAAGCACGGCTACCGTCTGATTTTTCTGAAAACTCTAAAATACACT contains:
- a CDS encoding acetyltransferase, translating into MKKIVIFGCGGHAKVVFDIIQSKSDFSVAAFFDNNPKETNFLGAPVFSDIQQLKNYANENQVSHAIVAIGNNDARKKLQIEAAQIGFNLPVLVHSSSIISSTANLGAGSVVFPGVIVNADAKIAEGCILNSGAIVEHDCFIGAFTHIAPGTVLCGGVSVGTLTLVGARSVVIPMMKVGTRATVGAGSVVVRDIPNDACAVGTPAKIKN